The following are encoded together in the Clostridium sp. BJN0013 genome:
- the sigG gene encoding RNA polymerase sporulation sigma factor SigG, which yields MIINKVEICGVNTSKLPVLKEKEMKELLIKMQQGDNDAREKFIKGNLRLVLSVIQRFNNRGENVDDLFQVGCIGLIKAIDNFDLSQNVKFSTYAVPMIIGEIRRYLRDNNSIRVSRSLRDIAYRALQVRDKLIRENNKEPTISQIAKELELPREEVVFALDAIQDPVSLFEPIYHDGGDAIYVMDQISDTKNVDENWLENISIKEAMKKLNDREKLILNLRFFDGRTQMEVAHEIGISQAQVSRLEKTALRHMRKYV from the coding sequence ATGATAATTAATAAGGTTGAAATTTGTGGCGTAAATACATCAAAATTGCCAGTTCTAAAAGAAAAAGAAATGAAAGAACTTTTAATAAAAATGCAGCAGGGAGATAATGATGCTAGAGAAAAATTTATAAAAGGCAATTTAAGATTGGTGTTAAGTGTAATACAGAGATTCAATAACAGAGGAGAAAATGTAGATGATCTATTTCAAGTAGGATGTATAGGGCTTATAAAGGCTATTGACAATTTTGATTTGAGTCAAAATGTTAAATTTTCCACTTATGCAGTACCTATGATTATAGGAGAAATAAGAAGATACTTAAGGGATAACAATTCAATAAGAGTAAGTCGTTCTCTTAGAGATATTGCGTATAGAGCACTGCAGGTTAGGGATAAATTAATAAGGGAAAATAACAAAGAGCCTACTATATCACAAATAGCCAAAGAATTAGAATTACCCAGGGAAGAAGTAGTATTTGCACTGGATGCGATTCAGGATCCGGTATCTTTATTTGAGCCTATATACCATGATGGAGGAGATGCAATTTATGTGATGGATCAAATAAGTGATACCAAAAATGTTGATGAAAATTGGCTTGAAAATATATCTATAAAAGAGGCCATGAAAAAATTAAATGATAGAGAAAAATTAATACTTAACTTAAGATTTTTCGATGGGAGAACTCAAATGGAAGTAGCACATGAAATAGGAATATCACAGGCACAAGTTTCCAGATTAGAAAAAACTGCACTAAGGCATATGAGAAAGTATGTATAA
- the pnpS gene encoding two-component system histidine kinase PnpS: MKKKLMLSMVSTLIFSMIITTLLFIVIENREYIKNMKDTLRLNNEIIINIIKNEKIEDKSSFLKKNFSNEIMRETLIDKNGKVLGDSTAVEYTMNNHNWRKEVQEARKKGTGYDIRISDTTNKKTLYFATALENGYVIRSSLTMHTIKGFENNYLKYYIFIMFFSILMSLIFASRLSRSIVKPLKKLQCTTFSIASGNLNKRVIINSKDEIGELSKTFNHMADELQNTLKDSIDKRNKLEAILKSMDNGVIAVDTSYKIIMINPYAKKIFGISKDVIGENLMNSIRDFELEDIFKSVKKEYKEIKILRPKERDLRIKTDYIINGNEKIGIVAVVQDITDIKRLENMRSQFVANVSHELKTPLTSIKGFAETLKYVEDIENKNKFLNIINDEADRLTRLINDILILSHIESNEMDKIELININGIIDNVCYMMEPFADKKHIKIKKMSCEMPDIWGDADRFKQMIINLVDNAIKYTNNGGQVKVGTALEDNNCLIWVEDNGVGISEEHQERLFERFYRVDKARSRSQGGTGLGLAIVKHIILKFSGTIELNSEIGKGSKFTVKIPIDINNRRDI; this comes from the coding sequence ATGAAAAAAAAATTGATGTTATCTATGGTATCTACACTTATATTTAGCATGATAATAACTACTTTATTATTTATAGTGATTGAAAATCGTGAATATATAAAAAATATGAAAGATACTTTAAGATTAAATAATGAAATTATAATAAATATAATAAAAAATGAAAAAATAGAGGATAAAAGCAGTTTTCTTAAAAAAAATTTTTCAAATGAAATTATGAGGGAAACTCTTATAGACAAAAATGGAAAGGTTCTTGGAGATTCTACAGCAGTAGAGTACACCATGAATAATCATAATTGGAGAAAAGAGGTACAAGAAGCTAGAAAAAAAGGGACAGGATATGATATCAGAATAAGTGATACCACAAATAAAAAAACATTGTATTTTGCTACTGCTCTTGAAAATGGATATGTAATACGTAGTTCATTGACTATGCACACAATTAAAGGGTTTGAGAATAATTATCTCAAATATTATATATTTATAATGTTTTTTTCAATATTAATGTCTTTGATTTTTGCTTCAAGACTTTCAAGATCTATAGTAAAGCCTTTGAAAAAACTTCAATGTACCACTTTTAGCATAGCCAGTGGCAACTTAAATAAAAGGGTTATAATTAATTCTAAAGATGAAATAGGAGAGCTTAGTAAAACATTTAATCATATGGCAGATGAACTTCAAAATACATTAAAAGATTCTATAGATAAAAGAAATAAATTAGAAGCTATACTAAAAAGTATGGATAATGGAGTAATAGCAGTAGACACCAGTTATAAAATTATAATGATAAATCCCTATGCAAAAAAAATATTTGGAATTTCAAAAGATGTAATAGGAGAAAATTTGATGAATAGCATAAGGGATTTTGAATTGGAAGATATATTTAAAAGTGTGAAGAAGGAATATAAAGAGATAAAAATATTAAGACCTAAAGAGAGAGATTTAAGAATAAAAACAGATTATATCATAAATGGTAATGAAAAGATAGGTATAGTGGCGGTAGTTCAGGATATAACGGATATAAAAAGATTGGAAAATATGAGGTCTCAATTTGTAGCTAATGTTTCTCATGAACTAAAAACTCCTCTTACATCTATAAAGGGATTTGCAGAAACTTTAAAATATGTGGAAGACATAGAAAATAAAAATAAATTTTTAAACATAATAAATGATGAAGCAGATCGTCTTACTCGACTGATAAATGATATACTTATACTTTCTCATATAGAAAGTAATGAAATGGATAAAATAGAACTTATAAATATAAATGGAATAATAGATAATGTATGTTATATGATGGAACCTTTTGCAGATAAAAAGCACATAAAAATCAAGAAAATGAGTTGTGAAATGCCTGACATATGGGGAGATGCAGATAGATTCAAACAGATGATTATAAATTTAGTAGATAATGCAATAAAATATACCAATAATGGAGGACAGGTTAAGGTGGGAACAGCGCTTGAGGACAATAACTGTTTAATATGGGTGGAAGATAATGGAGTGGGTATCTCCGAAGAACACCAAGAAAGACTATTTGAGAGATTTTATAGAGTTGATAAGGCCAGATCCAGAAGTCAAGGGGGTACTGGGTTGGGTCTTGCCATAGTAAAGCATATTATTTTGAAATTTAGTGGAACTATAGAATTAAATAGTGAAATTGGAAAGGGTAGTAAGTTCACAGTTAAAATACCCATAGATATTAACAATAGAAGAGATATATAA
- the spoIIGA gene encoding sigma-E processing peptidase SpoIIGA, giving the protein MVVFLDLVILVNLIVNFFLLYITGRTLKLMINLKRMFLGAFIGSIYTITLIYPCLSIFSAFYFKLIVALALVYISFGNKGIITNFKILCIFILYSMLLAGICIFIQYNRSSYINGTTIINFPYQWLFISLMIFYITIDRLVIYIKDRRDLFSLVYEVDIIFKDKEKKVKAFLDTGNELREPATNLPVVIVEKSVFGNVNLEEFSKFHIPYRVINGSSGKLLGFKPDVIKINFGKEVKYREVIIALCQDKLSQVGDYHALLSRGVI; this is encoded by the coding sequence TTGGTTGTATTTTTGGATTTAGTAATTTTAGTAAATTTAATAGTGAACTTTTTTCTATTATATATTACCGGTAGGACTTTGAAATTGATGATAAATCTTAAGCGCATGTTTTTAGGGGCTTTTATAGGAAGTATATATACAATTACATTAATTTATCCTTGTTTAAGCATTTTTTCTGCTTTCTATTTTAAATTGATAGTGGCACTGGCACTGGTTTATATTTCTTTTGGTAATAAGGGTATTATAACTAACTTTAAAATCTTATGTATATTTATACTATACTCTATGCTTTTAGCAGGGATATGTATATTTATTCAATATAATAGATCTTCCTATATAAATGGTACTACGATAATTAATTTCCCATATCAGTGGCTTTTTATCTCACTTATGATATTTTATATAACTATTGATAGATTAGTAATTTATATTAAAGATAGAAGAGATTTGTTTAGCTTGGTTTATGAAGTGGATATTATATTTAAAGATAAAGAAAAAAAAGTAAAAGCTTTTTTAGATACGGGAAATGAACTAAGAGAACCTGCTACCAATTTACCTGTAGTAATAGTTGAAAAATCTGTATTTGGGAATGTGAATTTAGAGGAGTTTAGTAAGTTTCATATACCTTATAGAGTTATAAATGGTTCTAGTGGAAAACTTTTAGGATTTAAGCCGGATGTAATAAAGATAAATTTTGGAAAAGAGGTAAAGTATAGAGAAGTTATAATTGCTCTTTGTCAGGATAAACTAAGCCAGGTTGGCGATTATCATGCTCTTTTATCTAGAGGGGTAATATAA
- the pgeF gene encoding peptidoglycan editing factor PgeF: MERVLIEGYEFIKINFQGATAVFSTAKNNLNFNRLEYNGKKNIENLKGWFNLKNIGYLNQVHGCTSIIYKGNLEDADGIITNVPYEAVGVFNADCVPVLLYDRKEKVVAAVHSGWRGTLSCIVLKTIEKLQKYFKSHTLNISACIGPHICSSCYEVGEEVINEFENSAFYKDKHIFKGRNLSLKECILYQLKDRGVRDENISSLDICTSCNTEYELYSYRKNRYQGRLFSFIYLNPPVNCEL, encoded by the coding sequence ATGGAGAGAGTTTTAATTGAGGGATATGAATTTATAAAGATAAATTTTCAAGGAGCAACAGCAGTATTTTCAACGGCTAAAAATAATTTGAATTTTAACAGACTAGAATACAACGGCAAAAAAAATATTGAAAATTTAAAAGGGTGGTTCAATCTAAAAAATATTGGATATTTAAATCAAGTTCATGGATGTACTAGTATAATTTATAAGGGAAATCTAGAAGATGCAGATGGAATAATTACAAATGTACCTTATGAAGCTGTAGGAGTATTTAATGCAGATTGTGTTCCTGTGCTTTTGTATGATAGGAAAGAAAAAGTTGTAGCGGCAGTTCATAGTGGATGGAGAGGTACTTTATCTTGTATTGTTTTAAAGACCATAGAAAAGCTTCAAAAGTATTTTAAAAGTCATACTTTGAATATATCAGCATGTATAGGGCCACACATATGCAGCTCTTGTTATGAGGTGGGAGAAGAGGTAATAAATGAATTTGAAAATTCAGCTTTTTATAAAGATAAACATATATTTAAAGGAAGAAATCTGAGTTTAAAAGAATGCATTTTATACCAGCTAAAAGATAGGGGAGTACGGGATGAGAATATAAGTTCTCTGGATATTTGTACTTCTTGTAATACAGAATATGAGCTATATTCTTACAGAAAAAATAGATATCAGGGAAGACTTTTTTCTTTTATTTATCTTAACCCTCCTGTAAATTGTGAACTATAA
- the nrdR gene encoding transcriptional regulator NrdR → MKCPYCGYGESKVVDSRSTDDKMAIRRRRECLSCNKRYTTYEKIENVPLLVIKKNMSREYFDRTKILNGLMKACQKRPVSRKQIEEIADEVEKKISNSVLTEINSSDIGEMIMESLKKVDEVSYVRFASVYRQFKDINTFMEEIKNLISNR, encoded by the coding sequence TTGAAATGCCCTTATTGTGGATATGGAGAAAGTAAGGTGGTGGATTCCAGATCTACAGACGATAAAATGGCTATAAGGAGAAGAAGAGAGTGTTTAAGCTGTAATAAAAGGTATACAACCTATGAGAAAATTGAAAATGTTCCTTTGCTTGTTATAAAGAAAAATATGAGTAGAGAGTATTTTGATAGGACAAAAATATTAAATGGACTTATGAAAGCCTGTCAAAAGAGACCTGTTTCTAGAAAGCAGATTGAAGAAATAGCAGATGAGGTAGAGAAGAAGATAAGTAACAGTGTTCTCACAGAAATAAATTCTTCCGACATAGGAGAAATGATTATGGAAAGCTTAAAAAAAGTAGATGAGGTATCTTATGTGAGATTTGCATCTGTTTATAGGCAATTTAAAGATATAAATACTTTTATGGAAGAGATAAAAAATTTGATTTCTAATAGATAA
- the pstA gene encoding phosphate ABC transporter permease PstA, translated as MNAKMRDRLWTGVFYGLTVFIVLILVLLIGYILVKGMGFLEPSFLFGEARFGESGGGIGPQLFNSFYMLIVALLISVPFGVGAGIYLSQYAKEGIFLNIVRLCIETMASLPSIVVGLFGLLIFVNMTNWGFTLLSGAFAISVLNLPALTRVSENAITAAAAPVREASLGLGATKWQTISKVILPSAIPQISTGIILAAGRIFGEAAALLYTAGMSAPKLNFSYMSLIDKGSSFSIMRPAETLAVYIWKLNSEGMVPDATQIANKASAVLVIMVLLFNLIARILGRKIYESYTGKK; from the coding sequence ATGAATGCTAAAATGAGAGATAGGTTATGGACTGGAGTTTTTTATGGATTAACTGTTTTTATAGTACTCATTTTGGTGCTTCTAATAGGATATATACTAGTTAAAGGCATGGGATTTTTAGAACCGTCTTTTTTATTTGGAGAAGCCAGATTTGGGGAATCCGGAGGTGGTATAGGGCCTCAGTTATTTAATTCTTTTTATATGTTAATAGTGGCACTGCTTATAAGTGTTCCTTTTGGTGTAGGGGCGGGTATATATTTATCCCAATATGCAAAAGAAGGAATATTTTTAAATATAGTAAGATTGTGTATAGAAACCATGGCATCATTACCTTCTATTGTAGTTGGATTGTTTGGCCTTTTAATATTTGTAAACATGACAAATTGGGGTTTTACTCTTTTATCAGGAGCCTTTGCCATATCTGTATTAAATTTACCTGCTTTAACCAGAGTAAGTGAAAATGCCATAACTGCAGCTGCTGCACCTGTAAGGGAAGCCAGTTTAGGTCTTGGAGCCACCAAATGGCAGACCATAAGCAAAGTGATTCTCCCATCGGCTATACCACAGATATCTACAGGTATAATACTTGCTGCAGGCAGAATATTTGGAGAAGCTGCGGCTCTTTTATATACGGCAGGTATGAGTGCACCTAAATTGAATTTTTCCTACATGAGTTTGATTGATAAGGGGTCTTCTTTTAGTATAATGAGACCTGCAGAAACTTTAGCGGTATATATATGGAAATTAAATTCTGAGGGAATGGTGCCTGATGCAACCCAGATAGCAAATAAGGCTTCTGCAGTTTTAGTAATTATGGTACTGCTTTTTAATCTTATAGCTAGGATATTAGGCAGAAAAATATATGAATCATATACAGGGAAGAAATAA
- the sigE gene encoding RNA polymerase sporulation sigma factor SigE gives MLRLKILLNRILTKFKFAIKNIYYIGGNDVLPPPLSKKEEEDLVSKLVSGNEKVRSTLIERNLRLVVYIARKFENTGVNVEDLVSVGTIGLIKAVNTFNPEKKIKLATYASRCIENEILMYLRRNSKVKAEISFYEPLNVDWDGNELLLSDILGTDNDVVYSFIEDEVDKQLLMIAMKKLSEREKEIVNLRFGLNGKKEKTQKEVADLLGISQSYISRLEKRIIKRLRKEINKML, from the coding sequence ATGCTTAGGTTAAAAATATTATTAAACAGAATACTAACAAAATTTAAATTTGCAATAAAAAATATATACTATATAGGGGGAAATGATGTACTTCCTCCACCACTTAGTAAAAAAGAGGAAGAAGATTTAGTATCTAAATTAGTTTCAGGAAATGAAAAAGTAAGGTCAACCCTTATAGAAAGAAATTTGCGTTTAGTAGTTTATATAGCCAGAAAATTTGAAAATACAGGAGTAAATGTAGAAGATTTAGTATCTGTAGGTACTATAGGGCTTATAAAAGCAGTAAATACTTTTAATCCTGAAAAAAAGATAAAATTAGCTACATATGCTTCTAGATGTATAGAAAATGAAATATTAATGTATTTAAGAAGGAACAGTAAAGTAAAGGCAGAGATTTCTTTTTATGAGCCTTTAAATGTAGACTGGGATGGAAATGAATTATTGCTTTCTGATATTTTAGGAACGGATAATGATGTGGTATATAGTTTTATAGAAGATGAAGTAGATAAACAGCTTTTAATGATTGCCATGAAAAAATTAAGTGAAAGAGAAAAAGAAATAGTTAATTTAAGATTTGGATTAAATGGCAAAAAGGAAAAAACTCAAAAAGAGGTTGCGGACTTACTTGGTATATCCCAATCCTATATTTCCAGACTTGAAAAGAGAATAATAAAAAGATTAAGAAAAGAAATAAATAAAATGTTATAA
- the pstC gene encoding phosphate ABC transporter permease subunit PstC, protein MTNIEKKSLWHKLKTEYIGRFFATFCGAMIIVLTLSIIFFIASKGMATFVKRGYPLWEFLFSSKWAPDGNAPKLGALIFFAGSTFVSLGAVIISAPISIALAVFMHYISPKIGSKILQPSLELFIGIPSVVYGWIGFSVLIPFLKNSFHGIGFSLIAGILVLSVMILPTISSISADAVKTIPRSYMEASYGLGATRWQTISKVIVPSAKNGILTGVVLGLARAFGEALAVQMVIGNTIKFPSGLLSPTSTMTSILTMDMGNTVSGTAWNDALWSLALFLLIISFVFILIIKAIGKGSEVKR, encoded by the coding sequence ATGACAAATATAGAAAAAAAGTCATTGTGGCATAAACTAAAAACAGAATATATAGGCAGATTTTTTGCTACATTTTGTGGAGCCATGATTATAGTTCTTACTTTAAGTATAATATTTTTTATAGCTTCAAAAGGTATGGCCACTTTTGTAAAAAGAGGATATCCGCTATGGGAATTTTTATTTAGTTCTAAATGGGCGCCAGATGGCAATGCTCCAAAGCTTGGAGCACTTATATTTTTTGCAGGGTCTACCTTCGTTTCTTTAGGGGCGGTTATAATAAGTGCTCCCATAAGTATAGCCCTTGCTGTATTTATGCATTACATATCTCCTAAGATAGGTTCTAAAATATTGCAGCCTTCGCTGGAATTATTTATAGGCATACCCTCTGTAGTATATGGATGGATAGGATTTAGCGTACTTATACCATTTTTAAAGAACAGCTTTCATGGAATTGGCTTTAGTTTAATAGCAGGTATATTGGTTCTAAGTGTAATGATACTACCTACCATATCCAGCATATCTGCAGATGCAGTAAAAACTATTCCAAGAAGTTACATGGAGGCATCTTATGGATTAGGGGCAACCAGATGGCAGACCATAAGTAAAGTAATAGTTCCCTCTGCTAAAAATGGCATACTTACAGGAGTGGTATTAGGACTCGCTAGAGCCTTTGGAGAAGCTCTGGCAGTACAAATGGTAATAGGAAATACCATAAAATTTCCGAGTGGACTCTTAAGTCCTACATCTACTATGACTAGTATTTTAACTATGGATATGGGAAATACAGTATCTGGTACTGCATGGAATGATGCACTATGGTCTCTGGCATTGTTTCTTTTAATAATTTCTTTTGTATTTATTTTAATAATAAAGGCCATTGGAAAAGGGAGTGAGGTTAAAAGATGA
- a CDS encoding YlmC/YmxH family sporulation protein has translation MELQKDLFSLTNLRDMEVIDINTGIKLGFIKDLKVNCKEHRIISIILPSQTAKVSFFGKNEDLEVPWDNVRKIGVDVILIDGENIVSEK, from the coding sequence ATGGAATTACAAAAAGATTTATTTTCTTTAACCAATTTAAGAGATATGGAGGTTATAGATATAAATACAGGAATAAAGTTGGGATTTATAAAGGATTTAAAAGTAAATTGCAAGGAACATAGGATAATATCTATTATTCTACCTTCTCAAACAGCTAAAGTATCTTTTTTTGGGAAAAATGAAGATTTGGAAGTGCCCTGGGATAATGTGAGAAAAATAGGGGTGGATGTAATTTTAATAGATGGAGAAAATATAGTAAGTGAAAAGTAA
- the pstB gene encoding phosphate ABC transporter ATP-binding protein PstB produces MNIIQTENLDLYYGSNQALKKINLGVEKNSVTALIGPSGCGKSTFLRTLNRMNDLIDSVKIEGEVFFEGKNIYRDYDVIDLRKRVGMVFQSPNPFPMSIYDNVAYGPRIHGMKKKSVLDELVENSLRDAAIWDEVKDRLDRNALGLSGGQQQRLCIARTLAVQPDVLLMDEPTSALDPISTLRIEELMDVLKKKYTIIIVTHNMQQAGRISDYTAFFLNGEIIEAEKTEDIFYKPKDKRTEDYITGRFG; encoded by the coding sequence ATGAATATAATACAGACAGAAAACCTTGATTTATATTATGGTTCTAATCAAGCTCTTAAAAAGATAAATCTAGGCGTGGAAAAAAATTCTGTTACAGCTTTAATAGGACCTTCAGGATGTGGAAAATCAACTTTTTTAAGAACTTTAAACAGGATGAATGATTTAATAGATTCGGTTAAAATTGAAGGAGAAGTATTTTTTGAAGGTAAGAATATATACAGAGATTATGACGTTATAGATTTAAGGAAAAGAGTTGGAATGGTATTCCAAAGTCCTAACCCATTTCCCATGTCTATATATGATAATGTAGCCTATGGACCAAGAATACACGGTATGAAGAAAAAAAGCGTATTAGACGAATTAGTAGAAAATAGCTTAAGAGACGCAGCCATTTGGGATGAGGTGAAAGACAGATTAGACAGAAATGCACTTGGCCTATCTGGAGGACAACAGCAAAGGTTGTGCATAGCAAGAACTCTTGCGGTACAACCAGATGTACTTTTAATGGATGAACCTACTTCAGCACTGGATCCCATATCTACATTAAGAATAGAAGAACTTATGGATGTGTTAAAGAAGAAATATACCATAATAATAGTGACTCATAATATGCAGCAGGCAGGGAGAATATCCGATTATACGGCCTTTTTCTTAAATGGGGAAATTATTGAAGCCGAAAAAACAGAAGATATTTTTTATAAACCTAAAGATAAGAGAACAGAGGATTATATCACAGGAAGATTTGGCTAA
- a CDS encoding response regulator transcription factor, which produces MSKEKILIVDDEEHICELIKFNLENNGYKTIVALEGVEALKIAKEERPKLILLDVMLPGMDGYDVCKEIRKDELIASTPIIMITARGEEFDKVLGLELGADDYITKPFSVRELLARVKAILRRTTIKTLDKYYVFGDISIDFDRHEVLKNGEKVELTLKEFELLQMLIKNKGRVMTRDFLLDKIWGYEYVGETRTVDVHIRHIRQKIESCDKKPKYIETIRGIGYRFNWKE; this is translated from the coding sequence ATGTCGAAGGAAAAGATATTAATAGTAGATGATGAAGAACATATATGTGAACTTATTAAATTTAATCTTGAAAATAATGGATATAAGACTATTGTAGCCTTAGAAGGAGTAGAAGCGCTAAAAATTGCAAAGGAGGAAAGACCTAAACTTATTTTGCTGGATGTTATGCTTCCAGGAATGGATGGATATGATGTATGTAAAGAAATAAGGAAAGATGAGTTAATAGCTTCTACTCCCATAATAATGATAACTGCCAGAGGAGAAGAATTTGACAAGGTTCTAGGATTGGAACTAGGGGCAGATGATTATATTACAAAACCTTTTTCCGTAAGAGAATTATTAGCTAGGGTAAAGGCTATATTAAGAAGAACTACTATAAAAACTTTAGATAAATATTATGTGTTTGGAGACATAAGTATAGATTTTGACAGACATGAAGTGCTTAAAAATGGAGAAAAAGTAGAATTGACACTTAAGGAATTTGAACTTCTGCAGATGCTTATAAAAAATAAAGGTAGAGTTATGACCAGAGATTTTCTACTGGATAAAATATGGGGATATGAATATGTAGGAGAAACTAGAACTGTAGATGTTCATATAAGGCATATAAGACAGAAGATAGAAAGCTGCGATAAAAAACCTAAATATATTGAAACCATACGTGGAATTGGATATAGATTTAATTGGAAAGAGTAA
- a CDS encoding phosphate ABC transporter substrate-binding protein produces the protein MNRRILRSFAATMVIALTVGIFTGCGGNNSTEDGDKANNQELSGSITLAGSTALQPLAEQIGKTFSEKNPKVTVNVQGGGSGTGLNLALQGTANIGNSDVTAESKLDADQAKQLVDHKVCAIGFAVVVNPNVNVDSLTKEQIQKIFTGEITNWKDVGGSDMKINVINRTKSSGTRATFKDTVMGGKEEKEGLGTTQDSNGNVENAIKTTEGAISYLALSYLTDSVKDNVKALKIEDVEATSENIISGKYPFWSHEHMYTKGEAEGVTKAYIDYVLSDENKETIKKLGYIPMSDMK, from the coding sequence ATGAATAGAAGAATATTAAGAAGCTTTGCAGCAACTATGGTTATTGCACTAACTGTGGGAATATTTACAGGCTGTGGAGGAAATAATAGTACGGAAGATGGAGATAAGGCCAATAATCAGGAATTATCCGGTTCAATAACTTTGGCAGGTTCCACTGCACTTCAGCCACTGGCAGAACAAATAGGTAAAACATTTTCAGAAAAAAATCCAAAGGTAACTGTTAATGTCCAGGGAGGGGGAAGTGGTACAGGATTAAATCTGGCATTGCAAGGTACGGCAAATATAGGAAATTCTGATGTAACTGCAGAATCTAAGCTGGATGCAGATCAAGCAAAGCAGCTGGTAGATCATAAAGTTTGTGCTATAGGTTTTGCAGTAGTAGTAAATCCTAATGTAAATGTTGATTCTCTGACTAAAGAACAAATACAAAAAATATTTACGGGAGAAATTACAAATTGGAAAGATGTAGGCGGAAGTGATATGAAAATAAATGTTATAAATAGAACTAAGTCATCAGGCACCAGAGCTACATTTAAAGATACTGTAATGGGTGGAAAAGAGGAAAAAGAGGGACTTGGAACAACACAGGACTCCAATGGAAATGTTGAAAATGCAATTAAGACCACGGAAGGAGCTATAAGCTATTTAGCACTATCCTATTTAACGGATTCAGTTAAGGACAATGTTAAAGCTTTAAAAATAGAAGATGTTGAAGCTACTTCAGAAAATATAATTTCAGGTAAATATCCATTTTGGTCTCATGAACATATGTATACAAAGGGAGAAGCTGAAGGTGTGACAAAAGCATATATAGATTATGTATTAAGTGATGAAAATAAAGAAACCATAAAGAAGCTTGGATATATTCCTATGAGTGATATGAAATAG
- the phoU gene encoding phosphate signaling complex protein PhoU translates to MTRKAFDYALEEMHNDVLRMGSMVEKQIHQCIEALVKQDENLAKETIKNDDLVDDLYREIEDKCIKLTAKEQPLAIDLRTIFTTARIITDLERMADHAVDIAKITIKLKGEKYIKKLINISEIAKIVNDMIKKALDAYVDRDVDGAYSACEMDDDIDRLYKNVFKELIEVMRTDNSKVDQMTQMLFVCKYLERIADHVTNICEGTIYLVTGEQKDLNE, encoded by the coding sequence ATGACCAGAAAGGCATTTGACTATGCATTGGAAGAAATGCATAATGATGTATTGAGAATGGGAAGTATGGTAGAAAAACAAATTCATCAGTGTATAGAGGCACTAGTTAAACAGGATGAGAATTTGGCAAAAGAGACCATAAAAAATGATGACTTAGTAGATGATCTATATAGAGAGATAGAAGATAAATGTATAAAACTCACTGCAAAAGAACAGCCTCTGGCCATAGATCTAAGGACAATATTTACAACAGCTAGAATAATAACAGATCTTGAAAGAATGGCAGATCATGCTGTAGATATAGCCAAAATAACTATAAAACTAAAAGGGGAAAAATATATAAAGAAATTGATAAATATATCTGAAATAGCTAAAATAGTTAACGATATGATAAAAAAGGCTCTAGATGCTTATGTAGATAGAGATGTTGATGGAGCCTATAGTGCCTGCGAAATGGATGACGATATCGATAGATTGTATAAGAATGTATTTAAAGAATTAATAGAAGTTATGAGAACGGATAATAGTAAAGTAGATCAGATGACTCAAATGCTATTTGTATGTAAATATTTAGAGAGAATAGCAGATCATGTGACTAATATATGTGAAGGAACTATATATTTAGTTACGGGAGAACAGAAGGATTTAAATGAATAA